The Malus domestica chromosome 17, GDT2T_hap1 genome contains the following window.
TTCATCCCTAGACATATGGCCTATGCCTTGGCTAAAAAGGCTTCAGTTTGCTTTAGGCCTCTTTACTGGGCTTCGAGCAAGTCCCCATTTTGCTGTGACACCCTTGAGCCTCATTTCATAAAGTCCAatcttaaatattaacccaaacaacgCGCACACATGCATTGCGCTCTTGTTTTgaggattttttttgttttaatctaGCATAGTCAAGGGCCAAAAACACCCTTACTTACCAAAATTTATTAGAAAAAAAGGTACAAGGAAAAacatacaacaaaaaaaaatacaatatggCTTGTGGTGAATCGAAGAAAATACCAATCATCTTGAGGATTAATTGAATCTAAGTTCAATCGTACTGAACATGTTTTTTGGTCGAAAGTACTAATCACTTTTGAGTCTCTTAGAGCAGGTTTGgtattctattaaaaaaatttcattacttctcaaaatatttcttaagaacatgttttgaaaataattttctttaagacttaAAAACTTGTCTGGTAtgagatttaaaaaaatttaaatcttaAAACTTAAACTGAATTGGGTAGcatgagagggagaaagaggagagaagagTGTTGGAATCAAATTGGTCCACCGTCTCTTGTGGTGTAGATGACCAAACTCATTAACTTGTAAAAGAACAAATAGCCCTAAGCAAGCCAAGGACGCGGGCCGGAGGGTGATTGTGTGCCACTCAAAGGCTTTCTGACGGTCAAGTTAGTAAACAATATTAAGATCCAAACAGTAGGCAAGAGAATAAGTATGCATAGATTGCGTTATCAGAGATAAATCCTAGAATGATTTATTTAGACCAGTCGAGAAGATGACCTTTTAGGAAAGTAAAGTCCGTATTAAACCAGGAGAATTCATGAGGAAACCTCCTTATTTCTTGTTGGATTAGGTTTTCGAATCTTACGGAAAAAGAATGGTCTATTTTAGCCAAGTCAACATATTTTGCCCACTGATTTCCGAGCACAATAATGATGGCATCACTAATCCGTTTTATCAGCTCAACAATAAAGGCTTTTGAGTCTATAACTGAACTTCTGAAATGAAAGTATTCCAATTAGTTAcccaaaaaccatatttttcgAATAAGCTGAAATATGTACCGTGTACTTCCTTCAGACGCGAGGCGTCTCAGCTTCAATGCGTTTGGTCATAAATTTTACCAACCAAAAACTTTTGGTTGGactttttttggtttgtttggcTGACCCACTTTCCCAGCAGAATGTTAAATAAGATATGAAGCTTTCCATGAAGAGGTTAAATGAGAAAGTGACGCGTTTCATTTCCAAATGTTTGAACAACTAATCAAACCAAACACCCTGATATTCTCTTTCAAGAAAAAAACACATCCATGAGAATTACGAGGATAGAGCTTCAATGAGACCCATCATGCAAAATACGAAGAGATTGTAACAAATTTTTACATGTTATAATAAGAATAAACAACATAATTTATATGTCTTATTTTAAAGtatattaacaaaataaatttgtgtattaTATTTCTGTACAATAATAACGTCACATGATCATAtcttaaatatattaaaaaattactcCTGAAAACAGAATGTATGAATTTACTACTCCTGAAAACGAAAGATGCCCACATATTctaatacaaaatttcaacagcCAATGGAAGAACATGAAAGTTTCGGCGTCACCAAATTCTGGTTTGgtttaccaaaaacaaaaggttCCCCACATTTTGGTTTGGTAAACAAGATTTCAAACAATGGGGACAGTCGGACCAAGAACTGTATTTGTAGATACTATGTAAAAATCTCAGTAAACCACAAAAGAAAAGATTCAGTGATGAATGCTAATAGTTTGGTGTAAACAAACTGTGGCTAGctttcaaaaaaacaaaaaaaaaaaaacaaaccgtGGCTTCCATTGGCCTGCAACATGCATGTCAAGCAATGAATATTGTTGATTTGTTCTCCTTGCCATATTTAGTGGTTGTTTTTGTGATGATGTgaagataaaaaaatttcacattGGTGAAAGAAAAAACGTTACAAGAGGTTATAAGGAGTTTATCGAAAATGATTTTAGTATTTCTGGTTTCACAATTTAAGCAAGTTCACAGCATATACTAATcaataaaaatcaaatcaaagtaagTATACATAATTTCCCAAGTTTCTTCTAGGATCTACATTTTTGTATAACAAAAAATGAGTAACAGTAAACTAATAATTCTGTGTAATGCCTTCTAGCTAGCTAGATAGCATGATATACCAATTACATGATCTGTATGATATAATGTTATATAATCTGGCTATATGCAATATGAAACACCGCTACGGATGCATGCGTATTAGTTCTTCTTCTTTGCATTCTCTGATTTCGATTTCCATCAATTTGCTGCCCGTAGAAGGTAATACATCGCAACATTGCCTTCGCGGCGCCTGCAACTGATTAATTCACAAAAAAGTGGATTTAGTATTGTATAAGTTTCATGAAGAAGTATAACAATGCTCAAGTGATCGAAAGCAATACCTGTTTCATATCAAGGTCTAGCTTATGTGAGTACACTCTGACCTCCTCCAGCTTCCTCGGTGAAGCCATGTCGTAGGAGCAATTTTCGTAGGACTTTTTGTATATGCTCTTGATTCCATCCGCACCAGAAGACACATTATCCAGAAAGAAAACAACCGGCCTTCGACACGGATCCTTGTGATGTTCTCTTGTGTTAAAAGTATAAACTCCTGACAAAACACTTCCCTTTTTCCACTGGCTGAATGTCTGCTGCACGGGGAGGACGTCCGGCAAAAGAATATGATTTCCGTATACTTGAACAGCGTAACCCCATGACACCGTGATAGTCCACAAAAACCATCTGTCGTAGCACACTGTCTTCTGTAACATTCTTTGAGAATCAACATTCGCAGCTTTAAACAAATGTTTTAGAGCATTGATAGTTGTCATGTTGGGGAAGACAGGGTTTGCATGATCGAAGTGATGCAGGGATACCAAAGGCGTCACTGGATGCGAAGCCAGTAGGCCAAACATATCGCCGTGAATGTCATTCTGGTTCAATTTTAACAGCCCAGAACCACAAATTTATTTCTTTGATATATAAACTAAGAAAAAAGCACGCTGAAATTTCAATTTAAACTACTAAAATGTGAATGTCACATACAATTTGATGAGCTAAGATAGGGTACCTGATGGAAACCGGCTTCGCTTGTTAATCCAACGCCGAGTTCTGCCAAGCAAGAGGAAATCCTAGAGTCGCTTCCATAGAGATGTGGATATCGTTCTAAACACGAATCAAACACCTTCGCCAGTACTTTCGCCAATGGGGCACTTATAGCGAAACCTGCACCACCATAagccattccaaatccgaacaCCCTATTTTGCTCATAAACTTCGGAGTTTGTCCCAATGTAGTACCACAGTCCATGATCATACTTAGAAAGTGTCTTCACCAAATTCTCTGGGAAAAAAACTGTGTCATCATCTCCGAAAACATACCACCTCACATTCGTATGGTTGAGCGCCACGGTCTCAGAAACAACGCGTGCAACACGAAT
Protein-coding sequences here:
- the LOC103404789 gene encoding uncharacterized protein; its protein translation is MLPFPQSPSKPQSPSRLINFFIVSSSLCTLFLLGSLFLVFTSSKLGRISSLSQDAYSPPSTSLEHIVFGIASNQKAWSAKRKEYVRLWWKNQSMRGCVFLDSLPPDHQRHVHDTSLPPVCISGDTARFRYTYRGGLKSAIRVARVVSETVALNHTNVRWYVFGDDDTVFFPENLVKTLSKYDHGLWYYIGTNSEVYEQNRVFGFGMAYGGAGFAISAPLAKVLAKVFDSCLERYPHLYGSDSRISSCLAELGVGLTSEAGFHQNDIHGDMFGLLASHPVTPLVSLHHFDHANPVFPNMTTINALKHLFKAANVDSQRMLQKTVCYDRWFLWTITVSWGYAVQVYGNHILLPDVLPVQQTFSQWKKGSVLSGVYTFNTREHHKDPCRRPVVFFLDNVSSGADGIKSIYKKSYENCSYDMASPRKLEEVRVYSHKLDLDMKQLQAPRRQCCDVLPSTGSKLMEIEIRECKEEELIRMHP